A single region of the Thermoanaerobacterium aotearoense genome encodes:
- a CDS encoding MBL fold metallo-hydrolase has product MRFCSLRSGSSGNAAYIGYKDVHILVDAGLSGSTIEKSLLNIDVDPHDISAILITHEHNDHIKGAGILSRRYDIPIYANEATWVSMEGLIGEIEPHNKRFFKTGEDFTLGDVKIRPFKKSHDASEPVGFSFFCGQNKATIATDLGYISRGVAANIMDSDVVLLESNHDVDMLINGTYPWPLKKRILSPHGHLSNKDAAEAIKKFIKLKAVGKIYLGHLSQNNNKPEIAYKTVVDALREEGIDYEINMALRYEESDIVEI; this is encoded by the coding sequence ATGAGGTTTTGTTCACTTAGATCTGGAAGCAGCGGAAATGCTGCATATATAGGATATAAAGATGTACATATACTTGTGGATGCAGGTTTAAGCGGCAGCACAATAGAAAAAAGCCTTCTAAACATAGATGTAGATCCGCATGATATCTCAGCGATTTTGATAACGCATGAGCACAACGACCACATAAAAGGCGCAGGCATATTGTCCAGAAGGTACGACATTCCCATATATGCCAATGAGGCAACATGGGTTTCTATGGAAGGCCTCATAGGGGAAATTGAGCCACACAACAAGCGATTTTTCAAGACAGGTGAAGACTTCACATTGGGCGATGTAAAAATACGGCCATTTAAGAAATCTCACGATGCGTCAGAGCCTGTAGGTTTCTCGTTTTTTTGCGGTCAGAATAAAGCCACCATCGCTACAGATTTAGGCTATATAAGTAGAGGTGTTGCTGCGAACATAATGGATTCCGACGTAGTGCTGTTAGAATCCAACCACGACGTGGACATGCTGATAAACGGCACGTACCCATGGCCTTTAAAGAAAAGGATACTTTCGCCCCATGGACATCTTTCCAATAAAGATGCGGCAGAGGCCATAAAGAAGTTTATAAAGCTTAAAGCGGTAGGCAAAATCTACTTAGGACACCTAAGCCAAAACAACAACAAACCAGAGATAGCGTACAAGACGGTTGTAGACGCGCTTAGAGAAGAAGGAATAGACTACGAGATAAATATGGCTTTGCGGTATGAAGAAAGCGACATTGTGGAAATATAA
- a CDS encoding 2-oxoacid:ferredoxin oxidoreductase subunit beta, producing the protein MNTAFETYETAWCPGCGNFGILNALKDALTELGLKPHQVVIASGIGQAAKMPHYINVNGFNGLHGRALPPATAINIANKDLKVIIDSGDGDTYGEGGNHFIHAIRRNANIAHFVHDNQIYGLTKGQASPTTAKGQKTSLQFDGVILDPVKPIKLALTMGAGFVARSFSGNHEHLKKMMKEAIMYDGYALLDIFQPCVTFNKVNTFKWYNDRVYELPDDYDYTDLDNAFKVADEWGDRIPIGIIYKVEKPTYIDNVSFLKDGPPLVDAKLDPMMAEKYLDDFR; encoded by the coding sequence ATGAACACCGCATTTGAAACTTATGAAACGGCGTGGTGCCCTGGATGTGGAAACTTCGGCATACTTAACGCTTTAAAGGATGCCCTTACTGAGCTTGGCCTGAAGCCACATCAAGTTGTGATAGCATCGGGAATAGGGCAAGCTGCAAAGATGCCTCACTATATAAACGTAAATGGATTTAACGGACTTCACGGAAGGGCTTTGCCTCCTGCAACAGCCATAAATATAGCCAATAAAGACCTTAAAGTGATTATAGACTCTGGAGATGGCGATACGTACGGTGAAGGCGGAAACCACTTTATACACGCAATAAGGAGAAATGCTAACATTGCCCACTTTGTCCATGACAACCAGATATACGGCTTGACAAAAGGCCAGGCATCTCCTACGACGGCAAAAGGTCAAAAGACAAGTTTGCAGTTTGATGGCGTAATCTTAGATCCTGTAAAGCCAATAAAGCTTGCCCTCACAATGGGAGCTGGATTTGTAGCAAGAAGCTTTTCTGGAAATCATGAGCATCTTAAGAAGATGATGAAAGAAGCCATAATGTACGACGGCTACGCCCTTTTAGACATATTCCAGCCATGTGTCACATTTAACAAGGTAAATACATTTAAATGGTACAATGACAGGGTGTATGAGCTCCCAGACGACTATGACTACACCGACTTAGACAATGCCTTCAAAGTGGCTGATGAATGGGGCGACAGGATACCGATAGGTATAATATACAAGGTGGAAAAGCCTACGTATATAGATAATGTAAGCTTTTTGAAGGATGGCCCGCCATTGGTAGACGCTAAATTGGACCCGATGATGGCAGAAAAATACTTAGACGATTTTAGATAA
- a CDS encoding 2-oxoacid:acceptor oxidoreductase subunit alpha, with protein sequence MDYNVLIGGAAGQGIDTLSYIIEKTLKRCGLYVFSTKDYMSRVRGGHNFIQVRFGDKPIYSHDEKFNAIIALDEDTVNLHAKSLKTSGKLILDKSISDDSAYLSFDFKAVAKECGNPRVAGTAAVGVLLKLFGIPLDVSHTVLDDEFKGDVLNANIKAIDTGYNMAKQIFNVPLGKKDDNIYISGNEAIALGAIAAGVKFYSGYPMTPSTSVMTYIAKKSHDAGIVVEQVEDEISAINMALGASYAGVRAMTGSSGGGFALMVEGISLAGITEIPIVITEVQRPGPATGFPTRTEQGDLRFIIHSGHGEFPKMVISLRSPEDAFYQTARAFNIADKYQIPVILVSDQYLADSGVTVKPFDFTKVTIERHISGHEALENGVYKRYKLTESGISPRIIPGKVEGATVLIDSDEHDEFGHITESQDVRVKMVNKRMKKFKLLKEEIQEPLFIGAENPDILITCWGSTYGPVKEAVDMLLKDGMSIGALSFGDIWPFPTKLIKKYGKFAKMIIDVEQNATAQLDSLMRENALIKADEHILKYDGRMMSSRYIYERVREMTKASSLY encoded by the coding sequence ATGGACTACAACGTATTAATCGGAGGTGCCGCAGGTCAGGGTATAGACACCTTGTCGTACATAATCGAAAAAACCTTGAAAAGATGCGGCTTATACGTATTTTCCACGAAAGATTATATGTCGCGTGTAAGAGGCGGTCACAATTTCATTCAAGTCAGATTCGGCGACAAACCGATTTATTCACATGATGAGAAATTCAATGCCATAATCGCTCTCGATGAAGACACTGTAAATTTGCACGCTAAAAGTTTGAAAACTTCCGGAAAACTCATTTTAGACAAATCTATTTCAGATGACAGCGCATACCTTTCATTTGATTTTAAAGCAGTTGCAAAAGAGTGCGGAAATCCCCGCGTTGCAGGAACTGCTGCCGTAGGCGTGCTGCTTAAACTGTTTGGCATTCCATTGGATGTATCTCACACAGTATTAGATGATGAATTCAAAGGCGATGTGCTTAATGCGAATATAAAGGCTATCGACACTGGCTACAACATGGCAAAGCAGATTTTCAACGTGCCACTTGGAAAAAAGGATGACAACATCTACATAAGCGGCAATGAAGCTATCGCATTGGGAGCTATAGCTGCAGGAGTAAAATTTTACTCAGGCTATCCTATGACGCCATCCACGAGCGTCATGACCTACATCGCCAAAAAATCTCATGATGCGGGAATAGTGGTCGAGCAAGTAGAAGATGAGATATCCGCCATAAACATGGCGTTGGGAGCATCCTACGCAGGAGTAAGAGCCATGACAGGAAGCTCAGGTGGAGGATTTGCACTGATGGTGGAAGGCATAAGCTTAGCAGGAATAACAGAAATTCCTATCGTCATAACAGAGGTTCAAAGGCCGGGCCCTGCCACAGGTTTCCCGACAAGGACGGAGCAAGGGGATTTAAGGTTCATAATTCATTCAGGCCATGGGGAGTTTCCAAAGATGGTGATATCTTTAAGAAGCCCTGAAGATGCCTTTTATCAGACTGCAAGGGCATTTAACATAGCAGACAAGTACCAGATACCTGTCATACTTGTAAGCGACCAATATCTGGCAGACTCTGGTGTGACTGTAAAACCTTTTGATTTCACTAAGGTGACAATAGAAAGACATATATCAGGCCATGAAGCATTGGAAAATGGCGTGTATAAGCGGTATAAACTGACGGAAAGCGGCATATCGCCAAGGATAATACCAGGCAAAGTAGAGGGCGCTACAGTCCTTATAGATAGCGATGAGCACGATGAATTCGGCCATATCACAGAGTCGCAGGATGTAAGGGTAAAGATGGTAAATAAGAGGATGAAAAAATTTAAGCTGTTAAAGGAAGAAATTCAAGAGCCTCTATTCATTGGCGCTGAAAATCCGGATATCCTTATAACCTGCTGGGGCTCAACGTACGGCCCTGTAAAAGAAGCTGTAGACATGCTTTTAAAGGACGGAATGTCAATAGGAGCATTGTCATTCGGCGATATATGGCCATTTCCTACAAAGCTTATAAAAAAATACGGAAAATTTGCAAAGATGATAATAGATGTTGAGCAAAATGCCACAGCCCAGCTTGACAGCCTTATGAGAGAAAACGCCCTTATAAAGGCAGATGAGCACATACTTAAATACGACGGCCGCATGATGAGCTCAAGGTACATCTACGAAAGAGTAAGAGAAATGACAAAAGCGTCAAGCTTGTATTAA
- a CDS encoding DUF4830 domain-containing protein: MKKFLIFVCIALTIFLTACSGGQFNVYNDDMKFLLKYGFSPEKESPYFDVTIPSDWKIQSTSMPIGLYWTEVNFLSRDIGYNIEKYKGKTVKAVIYRLNEKLPGQGESSKYTYPVNAVILRDGENIIGAWLEFNASTPLSLKKNYIETLTERPWIDWVASHGFLKELSSPAVDKLTPEELIYAYFNGINKGDKGLIYSTLSIDVLHDMLYVNRPAGILYNTDFESNSMELNTKSATVLSIDENTSYVPVKNRNIYESKEYKVTVNIALKSEDNVSIRSGRNTFFFIVSKSTKDSPWKIESIGTGP, translated from the coding sequence TTGAAAAAATTTTTGATTTTTGTGTGTATTGCCTTGACGATATTTTTGACTGCTTGTTCTGGCGGCCAATTTAATGTTTATAATGATGATATGAAGTTTTTGCTTAAATACGGCTTTAGCCCTGAGAAAGAGTCTCCTTACTTTGATGTGACGATACCATCGGATTGGAAGATCCAAAGCACATCTATGCCTATTGGACTTTATTGGACTGAAGTGAATTTCTTGTCGAGAGACATCGGGTATAATATAGAAAAGTACAAAGGCAAGACAGTAAAAGCTGTGATTTACAGGTTGAATGAAAAGCTTCCTGGGCAGGGTGAAAGCAGCAAGTACACATACCCTGTCAATGCTGTCATTTTAAGGGACGGTGAAAATATAATAGGTGCATGGCTTGAATTCAACGCGTCAACGCCTCTTTCGCTTAAGAAAAATTACATTGAGACGCTTACAGAAAGACCATGGATAGACTGGGTCGCATCCCATGGTTTCTTGAAAGAGTTATCATCACCAGCGGTAGACAAGCTTACACCTGAAGAGCTAATATACGCTTATTTCAATGGGATAAACAAAGGCGACAAAGGCTTAATATATTCAACTTTATCTATAGATGTGCTGCACGATATGCTTTACGTCAATAGGCCTGCAGGCATCCTTTACAATACAGATTTTGAGTCAAACAGCATGGAGCTAAATACAAAATCTGCAACTGTATTAAGTATAGATGAAAACACAAGCTACGTGCCTGTAAAGAATAGAAACATCTATGAAAGCAAAGAGTATAAAGTGACAGTAAACATTGCGTTAAAAAGTGAAGACAATGTTTCTATAAGAAGCGGAAGAAATACATTCTTCTTCATAGTATCAAAGTCCACAAAAGACTCACCTTGGAAGATAGAGTCAATAGGAACAGGGCCATAA